In Streptomyces sp. DG2A-72, one genomic interval encodes:
- a CDS encoding threonine/serine dehydratase, giving the protein MIGITDIEAVEAAAARIAGHVVRTPTVPSPGLSALLGAPVTAKLELLQRTGSFKARGATAKLLSLSEAERAAGVVAVSGGNHGIALAVMAAALDVKATVVMPRSAPARSIEIAQDTGALVRLTDDMDGAFSLVTRLRDEGLTLVHPFDDPVVIAGQGTVGLEFAEDAGELTDVLVSVGGGGLIAGVAAALRARRPGVRVWGVETEGAQAMSEALAAGGPVPVALSSIVTTLSAPSVSQLTYDHVSALVTEVLVVPDREAVQGVLDLADHAKLWTEPAAGCLLPAARRVLERVGEGARLGLVVCGGNATTGDVMEWTERFGLR; this is encoded by the coding sequence ATGATCGGGATCACGGACATCGAGGCCGTCGAGGCCGCCGCCGCACGGATCGCCGGACACGTCGTCCGCACCCCCACCGTGCCCAGCCCGGGCCTGTCCGCGCTGCTCGGCGCCCCGGTCACCGCCAAGCTCGAACTCCTGCAGCGCACCGGGTCGTTCAAGGCCCGCGGCGCGACGGCGAAGCTGCTCTCGCTGAGCGAGGCCGAGCGGGCCGCCGGGGTCGTGGCGGTCAGTGGCGGCAACCACGGCATCGCGCTCGCGGTCATGGCCGCCGCCCTCGATGTGAAGGCCACGGTCGTGATGCCGCGCTCGGCGCCGGCCCGTTCCATCGAGATCGCCCAGGACACGGGTGCGTTGGTGCGGCTGACCGATGACATGGACGGCGCGTTCTCGCTGGTGACGCGGCTCAGGGACGAGGGGCTGACGCTGGTCCACCCGTTCGACGACCCGGTGGTGATCGCCGGACAGGGCACCGTAGGGCTGGAGTTCGCGGAGGACGCCGGAGAACTGACCGATGTCCTGGTGAGCGTCGGGGGCGGTGGGCTGATCGCCGGTGTGGCGGCGGCGCTGCGTGCGCGCCGGCCCGGCGTGCGGGTGTGGGGCGTGGAGACCGAGGGCGCGCAGGCGATGTCCGAGGCGCTGGCGGCGGGCGGACCGGTGCCGGTGGCGCTGTCGTCGATCGTGACCACGCTCAGTGCCCCGTCCGTGTCGCAGCTGACGTACGACCATGTGTCCGCCCTGGTCACCGAGGTGCTCGTGGTCCCGGACCGGGAGGCCGTGCAGGGCGTTCTCGACCTCGCCGACCACGCCAAGCTGTGGACCGAGCCGGCCGCCGGATGTCTGCTGCCCGCGGCCCGCCGGGTCCTGGAGCGGGTGGGCGAAGGGGCACGGCTCGGTCTGGTGGTGTGCGGCGGCAACGCGACGACCGGGGACGTGATGGAGTGGACGGAGCGCTTCGGTCTGCGCTGA